Proteins from a single region of Paenibacillus sp. BIHB 4019:
- a CDS encoding GNAT family N-acetyltransferase, with amino-acid sequence MAKIKVEVRDAVAEDREAILRIVVAAYSQYEAVMSPARWLDYKASIIQSVDKEGPHSRIIAEVNGEIVGSVLLFTSSAIAYGRPELGIESPIIRLLGVAPEARGLGVATELIKESIRRSLALGASTLHLHTSDLMASAIKLYEKLGFERATDKEMYNGDVLVKCYKLQLQETALLSS; translated from the coding sequence GTGGCGAAAATCAAAGTGGAAGTTCGGGATGCGGTGGCGGAAGACCGCGAGGCGATTTTGCGTATCGTCGTAGCTGCTTATTCGCAATACGAGGCTGTTATGTCACCAGCTCGCTGGTTAGATTATAAGGCGTCTATTATTCAATCGGTTGATAAGGAAGGTCCTCATTCGCGCATTATAGCCGAGGTTAATGGGGAAATCGTCGGCAGCGTGCTGCTGTTCACTTCTTCGGCGATCGCCTATGGGCGTCCAGAGCTAGGGATTGAGTCGCCTATTATCCGCTTGCTTGGAGTAGCGCCGGAGGCCCGCGGGCTTGGCGTTGCAACTGAGCTGATCAAGGAAAGCATTCGCCGCTCGCTCGCGCTAGGAGCTTCCACGCTGCATTTGCACACCTCGGATTTAATGGCATCGGCGATCAAGCTTTATGAGAAGCTTGGCTTTGAACGGGCGACGGACAAGGAAATGTACAATGGCGATGTTTTAGTGAAATGCTACAAGCTGCAGCTTCAGGAAACGGCATTATTGTCTTCATAA
- a CDS encoding LLM class flavin-dependent oxidoreductase: MAKRKKIKLGAIVHGVGGHVGAWRHQDAVTDASVNFEFYKQQAQKAEAGKFDLVFIADGLYITEHSLPHFLNRFEPLTILSALAAVTSKIGLVGTLSTSYSEPFTVARQFASLDHISGGRGGWNVVTSPLEGSAKNYSKADHPTHPQRYRIAEEYLEVTRGLWDSWEDDAFVRNKESGVFFDPEKLHRLNHKGEFFSVQGPLNIARSKQGHPVVFQAGSSEDGRNLAAKSADAVFTGHESLEEAKAFYLDVKTRAAAYGRSADEIGIFPGISPIIGRTQEEADRKYEELASLVSIDKALQFLGRFFEHFDFSQFPLDEPFPDIGDLGSNSFRSGTDKIKSKAREHGLTLRQVALSAATPRTDFIGTPEKIADLIQQWHEEEGADGFIIHSSVPKGLDDFVDLVVPILQERGIYRTDYEHDTLRGNLELPIPENRYAAKALSEA; encoded by the coding sequence ATGGCGAAGCGGAAAAAAATCAAATTAGGTGCGATTGTACATGGGGTTGGCGGTCACGTTGGGGCTTGGAGACATCAGGATGCGGTGACGGATGCCAGCGTTAATTTTGAATTTTATAAGCAGCAGGCGCAGAAGGCGGAAGCAGGCAAGTTCGATCTTGTATTTATTGCCGATGGTCTCTATATTACCGAGCATTCGCTGCCTCATTTCTTGAATCGCTTTGAGCCGCTGACGATCCTTTCCGCACTTGCGGCGGTCACGTCTAAGATTGGCTTGGTCGGCACACTGTCGACGTCCTATAGCGAGCCGTTCACCGTAGCGCGGCAGTTTGCTTCGCTCGATCATATTAGCGGCGGGCGCGGCGGCTGGAACGTCGTTACCTCTCCGCTTGAAGGCTCGGCGAAAAACTACAGCAAAGCGGATCATCCGACGCATCCGCAGCGCTACCGCATTGCGGAGGAATATTTGGAGGTAACGCGCGGCCTTTGGGATTCATGGGAAGACGATGCTTTTGTGCGAAATAAGGAGTCAGGCGTGTTTTTTGACCCGGAGAAGCTGCATCGCTTGAATCATAAAGGCGAGTTTTTCTCCGTACAAGGGCCGCTTAATATCGCCCGCTCGAAGCAGGGCCATCCGGTTGTATTTCAAGCGGGGTCCTCGGAGGATGGACGCAATTTGGCAGCGAAAAGCGCCGATGCGGTATTTACGGGGCATGAATCGTTGGAGGAAGCGAAAGCCTTTTATCTCGATGTGAAAACTAGAGCGGCAGCGTACGGCCGGTCGGCCGATGAAATTGGCATTTTCCCTGGCATTTCTCCAATTATCGGACGCACCCAGGAAGAAGCAGACCGCAAATACGAGGAGCTTGCCAGCCTCGTATCGATTGATAAGGCTCTGCAATTTTTGGGCCGGTTTTTCGAGCATTTCGACTTCTCCCAGTTTCCGCTTGATGAGCCGTTCCCGGACATTGGCGATCTCGGCAGCAACAGCTTCCGCAGCGGCACGGACAAAATCAAGAGCAAAGCTCGGGAGCACGGCTTGACGCTGCGCCAAGTCGCGCTCAGCGCAGCAACGCCGCGCACCGACTTTATTGGTACGCCGGAGAAAATCGCTGATTTAATTCAGCAGTGGCATGAGGAAGAGGGAGCGGACGGCTTCATTATCCATTCCTCCGTGCCTAAGGGGCTGGATGACTTCGTTGATCTAGTCGTGCCGATTTTGCAGGAGCGGGGCATCTACCGGACGGATTATGAGCATGATACGCTTCGCGGCAACCTGGAGCTGCCGATTCCTGAAAATCGCTATGCCGCAAAGGCGCTAAGCGAAGCTTAA
- a CDS encoding glycoside hydrolase family 2 TIM barrel-domain containing protein, giving the protein MSRLFQTNTIRKVRELGGMWDFVTVPDGEIQLEALEYRYKLAVPGCWETHPELLTYSGRGVYRTKVTVEKRTSLRLIFKGVSHTANVFFDGKPVARHYNAYTAFDAVIRDVEAGTHELAVLVDNSFSEASSLHVPNDYYTYGGIIRPVMLEEIQELFVERLSFTPLKGLTAKSETKTEIGAETGSEMEAESESEAGQQSVGSWQADIRACIRYPALSKKHTQVQLTAKLTALISGQTLELGSVSLQPGETATVGGVFSIDQVQSWSQENPALYLLQVLLQIEGQAAPVDDLVERVGFRTVTTERGRIQLNGEDIVLQGFNRHEDHPLTGSSFPLPLMAQDLQLMLDMGANAVRTSHYPNDERFLDLCDEHGVLIWEENHARGLSIEQMRNPNFIWQCEQVNREMVEQHYNHPSIVIWAILNECASDLEEGRVHYKRQLEQIRALDSSRPLTFASHHREKEICFDLADIVSCNLYPGWYGDEDPGELCDAARGWADAAGGAGKPMIMSEFGGDGHYGLRDPNRVRGTEERQADIIEANLQAYTSREYMSGMFIWQFCDCRVTEGTGWLLARAGTQNSKGIVDRYRRPKLAYEVVKKYFRGKASL; this is encoded by the coding sequence ATGTCCAGATTATTTCAGACCAATACGATTCGAAAAGTTAGAGAGCTCGGCGGTATGTGGGATTTTGTTACGGTGCCGGATGGGGAAATCCAGCTGGAAGCATTGGAATATCGATATAAGCTAGCCGTTCCGGGCTGCTGGGAAACCCATCCGGAGCTGCTGACATACAGTGGCAGAGGCGTTTACCGCACGAAGGTGACCGTGGAAAAAAGAACGTCGCTTCGCCTTATTTTTAAAGGCGTCAGCCATACAGCCAATGTGTTTTTTGACGGGAAGCCGGTTGCTCGCCATTATAATGCGTATACGGCATTCGATGCCGTCATTCGCGATGTTGAAGCGGGCACACATGAGCTTGCCGTGCTCGTGGATAATTCTTTTAGCGAAGCGTCGTCGCTCCACGTTCCTAACGATTATTATACATACGGCGGAATTATTCGTCCTGTCATGCTGGAGGAAATTCAGGAGCTGTTTGTTGAGCGCCTATCATTTACCCCATTGAAAGGGTTAACTGCAAAATCAGAAACAAAAACAGAGATAGGAGCAGAAACAGGATCAGAAATGGAAGCCGAATCCGAATCGGAAGCAGGGCAGCAAAGTGTGGGAAGCTGGCAGGCAGATATTCGCGCTTGCATCCGTTATCCGGCGCTATCGAAGAAGCATACACAGGTGCAGCTGACTGCTAAGTTGACGGCATTAATTTCTGGACAGACGCTGGAGCTTGGCAGCGTAAGCTTGCAGCCGGGAGAGACGGCCACAGTAGGCGGCGTTTTCAGCATTGATCAGGTGCAGTCATGGTCACAGGAAAATCCGGCTTTGTATTTGCTGCAGGTTTTGCTGCAAATCGAAGGTCAAGCGGCGCCTGTCGATGATTTGGTGGAACGAGTAGGCTTCCGTACGGTTACGACGGAGCGTGGACGCATTCAGCTGAACGGCGAGGATATCGTACTTCAAGGATTTAATCGGCATGAGGATCATCCGCTGACAGGGTCATCATTCCCGCTGCCGCTCATGGCACAGGATTTGCAGCTGATGCTTGATATGGGTGCAAACGCGGTGCGAACGAGCCATTATCCGAATGATGAGCGGTTCCTCGATTTATGCGATGAGCACGGCGTGCTCATATGGGAAGAAAATCATGCCCGCGGCTTGTCGATTGAGCAAATGCGCAATCCGAATTTTATTTGGCAGTGCGAGCAGGTTAATCGCGAGATGGTGGAGCAGCATTATAATCATCCCTCGATTGTCATTTGGGCAATTCTGAATGAATGCGCCAGCGACTTGGAGGAAGGGCGGGTTCACTACAAACGGCAGCTGGAGCAAATTCGGGCACTGGACAGCAGCAGGCCGCTAACGTTTGCCTCCCATCACCGCGAGAAGGAAATTTGCTTTGACCTGGCGGACATTGTGTCTTGTAATTTGTATCCGGGCTGGTACGGCGATGAAGATCCAGGCGAGCTGTGCGATGCGGCGCGAGGCTGGGCCGATGCCGCAGGCGGTGCCGGCAAGCCGATGATTATGAGCGAGTTCGGCGGCGACGGCCATTATGGCTTGCGCGACCCGAACCGGGTACGCGGCACGGAGGAGCGCCAAGCGGATATTATTGAAGCGAATTTGCAGGCGTACACGTCGCGAGAGTACATGTCCGGCATGTTCATCTGGCAGTTTTGCGATTGCCGGGTAACAGAAGGCACGGGCTGGCTGCTCGCCCGCGCTGGTACGCAGAACAGCAAAGGCATTGTGGACCGCTATCGCAGGCCAAAGCTGGCGTATGAGGTTGTGAAGAAATATTTTCGCGGGAAAGCTAGCTTATAA
- a CDS encoding histidine kinase translates to MRHIRTDRFLLGLGIMTLLLVLVLLQQIIGGREMITAKQGILTLPGVEWLDKRVVSLDGEWAFYPNQLLSPEEIRQAKARPVFIHVPGNWNEAQHKNGDIMTGKGYGTYRLLVRNVPPNEPLAIAKRYVRFSDAMYVNGQLLGRSGQPGSSVETYQPRNVPYTVYFHSEGTEVEIVLQVANFDFHSGGINGAIDLGLSQHIEARTILQSGLELLTIGIVLILGLLFFYLYVRLHRDGLQLLYGLFFIGFALIVFTNGERLLLQFFPEMPFEAAFKLKYIAVYSVPAIVFVIVSRIAARLMIRRWLQAASALLALYVTLVVLLPFHMYSYAQDSIYLVILFTYVAASVMLLSQYVRGEYGSITKAQFQLLITCVWMMLINSVLAIVVVWNPLSQILLNGATLLLLGAFAMLIVYQYVGAYDSMRKLAHQLQLADKAKDEFLLLTSHELNSPLHSILHLSKSLLGSPLRQTDEIGIREKLQLIRNTAHRMSNHVNDLIDMSRFKEGSMKLEMGMVDLVSSISVVVEVLGFLANGKGIVLMREIEPEARYIMADESRLQQVLYSIVYHMIGQRSHRELIFECLKQDENVRIILRYKPRLAEPIGARMEEAFSAKEPSSVAAGLSFAPELVRLMGGTLLIHDAEEYIQIELKSAKMVDGEALSEVAAARAKHEWHGERSQSAASAVVLIATADLADMEHLSTLLSTEGFQMMFAGSDTEAQKLLERQRQPDLVIVDALLPPATGYALCKRIRNDFTQAELPVLFINMRSTPADVEACMRAGGNDFITRPLDAGEILVRVHTLLGMKRLVKEAASNEMAFLRSQIKPHFLYNALGTIMSLCFTDGPRAGELLGSFSRYLRILFHLDNSEETIPLSKEMELVRAYVEIERERFGSRLQVEFDVDDTLNSCKIMPLLIEPLVENAIRHGVSKKISGGTVRLSIQRLEEMVQVVVEDDGVGMPQQQAQALWNKRTGGHGIGLQNVQRRLKHLSGQEPSISSEPGAGTKVTIMFPFQ, encoded by the coding sequence GTGCGCCACATCAGAACAGATCGCTTTCTACTGGGACTTGGCATCATGACGCTGCTCCTCGTACTCGTTTTATTGCAGCAAATAATAGGCGGCCGCGAGATGATTACGGCGAAGCAGGGCATTTTAACTTTGCCTGGCGTGGAATGGCTGGATAAGCGAGTCGTTTCCTTGGATGGGGAGTGGGCGTTTTATCCGAATCAGCTGTTGTCGCCAGAGGAAATTAGACAAGCAAAGGCGAGGCCCGTTTTCATTCATGTGCCAGGCAACTGGAACGAAGCGCAGCATAAGAATGGCGACATAATGACTGGGAAAGGCTATGGAACGTACCGGCTGCTTGTGCGAAATGTGCCGCCGAATGAGCCGCTGGCGATAGCCAAGCGATATGTTCGTTTTTCCGATGCAATGTATGTCAATGGACAGCTGCTTGGGCGATCTGGCCAGCCAGGGAGTTCTGTTGAAACCTACCAACCGCGCAATGTGCCTTATACGGTGTATTTTCACTCGGAGGGTACGGAGGTTGAAATTGTACTGCAAGTGGCTAATTTCGATTTTCATAGCGGCGGTATTAACGGGGCCATTGATCTGGGCCTTAGTCAGCATATCGAAGCGAGAACGATTCTGCAGTCTGGGCTTGAGTTATTAACGATAGGCATTGTCCTGATTTTGGGGCTTTTGTTTTTTTATTTGTACGTTCGTCTGCATCGAGATGGGCTTCAATTGCTGTATGGGCTGTTCTTTATTGGTTTCGCACTCATTGTATTTACAAATGGGGAGCGGCTGCTGCTGCAGTTTTTTCCAGAAATGCCCTTCGAGGCTGCTTTCAAGCTGAAGTACATCGCGGTGTATAGCGTACCTGCTATTGTATTTGTTATTGTATCGCGAATTGCAGCAAGGCTAATGATTCGGAGATGGCTGCAGGCTGCAAGTGCTTTATTAGCTCTATATGTGACTTTGGTTGTGCTACTGCCGTTTCACATGTATTCGTATGCTCAAGACAGTATTTATTTAGTTATTCTGTTTACCTATGTAGCGGCCTCTGTCATGCTCCTGTCCCAGTATGTGCGGGGAGAATATGGGAGCATCACTAAAGCGCAGTTTCAATTGCTAATTACATGCGTATGGATGATGCTTATCAACAGCGTGCTGGCGATCGTGGTGGTATGGAACCCGCTAAGCCAAATTTTGCTGAATGGAGCGACTTTGCTGCTTCTCGGTGCTTTTGCCATGCTGATCGTTTATCAATATGTCGGCGCTTATGATTCCATGCGAAAGCTTGCTCATCAATTGCAGCTGGCAGATAAGGCCAAGGATGAGTTTTTACTGCTAACCTCCCATGAGTTGAACTCGCCGCTGCACAGCATCCTTCATTTATCGAAATCGCTTCTGGGGTCGCCGCTGCGCCAGACGGACGAGATTGGCATACGTGAGAAGCTGCAGCTCATACGCAATACAGCCCACCGAATGTCGAATCACGTAAATGATTTGATCGACATGTCACGCTTTAAAGAAGGCAGCATGAAGCTGGAAATGGGAATGGTTGACCTCGTGTCCTCCATCTCAGTCGTTGTTGAGGTGCTTGGCTTTCTAGCTAATGGAAAAGGGATTGTCCTGATGCGGGAAATCGAGCCCGAAGCCCGCTATATTATGGCCGACGAGAGCAGGCTGCAGCAGGTGCTATATAGCATCGTTTATCATATGATTGGCCAGCGGAGCCATAGGGAGCTTATATTCGAGTGTTTAAAGCAGGATGAAAACGTGCGAATCATTCTAAGGTACAAGCCTCGCTTAGCGGAGCCAATAGGCGCTAGGATGGAGGAGGCTTTTTCTGCAAAGGAGCCAAGCAGCGTTGCGGCGGGATTGTCTTTTGCCCCGGAGCTTGTCCGCCTAATGGGTGGGACGCTTCTCATTCATGATGCGGAGGAATACATTCAAATCGAACTGAAATCTGCAAAAATGGTAGATGGGGAGGCCCTTTCAGAGGTTGCCGCTGCCCGAGCCAAACATGAATGGCATGGGGAACGCAGCCAAAGTGCAGCTTCGGCAGTGGTACTTATTGCTACCGCTGATCTCGCAGATATGGAGCATTTGAGTACATTGCTTTCTACAGAAGGCTTTCAGATGATGTTCGCGGGCTCCGATACGGAGGCGCAAAAGCTTCTGGAGCGGCAGCGGCAGCCAGATTTGGTTATTGTGGATGCGCTGCTTCCGCCTGCAACAGGCTATGCGCTGTGCAAACGAATTCGAAATGACTTTACCCAAGCCGAGCTTCCGGTATTATTTATTAATATGCGCAGCACGCCCGCGGATGTTGAGGCATGTATGAGAGCGGGTGGAAATGATTTTATTACGCGTCCGCTCGATGCGGGAGAAATTCTCGTACGCGTACATACGCTGCTTGGGATGAAACGGCTGGTCAAGGAAGCAGCGAGCAATGAAATGGCGTTTCTGCGATCGCAGATCAAGCCGCATTTTTTGTATAATGCCTTGGGCACGATTATGTCATTATGCTTTACAGATGGCCCGAGGGCAGGCGAGCTGCTGGGCAGCTTCAGCCGTTATTTGCGCATTCTTTTTCATCTGGATAATTCAGAGGAAACGATTCCGCTCAGCAAAGAAATGGAGCTTGTCCGGGCTTATGTAGAAATTGAACGGGAGCGATTTGGCAGCCGGCTTCAAGTGGAATTTGATGTAGATGACACGCTCAATTCCTGCAAAATTATGCCGCTTCTCATTGAGCCGCTGGTGGAAAATGCGATTCGCCATGGGGTGTCCAAAAAAATAAGCGGGGGAACCGTTCGCCTGTCGATTCAAAGGCTTGAAGAAATGGTGCAGGTTGTAGTCGAGGACGATGGCGTTGGCATGCCACAGCAGCAGGCACAAGCCTTATGGAATAAAAGGACTGGAGGGCATGGTATCGGATTGCAAAATGTACAGCGGCGGCTGAAGCATCTGAGTGGACAAGAGCCTTCCATTAGCAGCGAGCCGGGAGCAGGTACAAAGGTAACGATAATGTTTCCATTCCAGTAG
- a CDS encoding response regulator → MLQAYLVDDELHALNILEIFLARTEKVNVAGRYTNGFEALEALRHRRPHIWFLDIEMPEMSGLELAVHINEADPDATIVFTTAYDHYAVAAFEHEAIDYLLKPIEMERLSRTIERLTRDKGVKVEAAPLDLEAGCKEELIVHMLGIFHVQSVNGMQLTWRTAKEKELFAYLLLHGHMTSGVHRDRIIASLWADEPYEKAKIYLHTCISLLRKGLRQIGIEQMVSYKNEQYRLDMKRIKADVFAFISASLELQPSAEASIAQMEQTLQMYGQELLAQENYDWAVEWHQRLELFSMEWLLKLSSHYLAQKNGKRAAEAAERAIIQSPYVEEAYRCAMHAYLFMGEHHQVLRVYRKLKEQLAELNIQPSALSRQLYEQIEV, encoded by the coding sequence GTGCTGCAGGCGTATTTGGTAGATGATGAGCTTCATGCGTTAAACATTTTGGAAATTTTTCTTGCTCGCACCGAGAAAGTGAATGTCGCGGGACGATACACCAACGGCTTTGAAGCGCTGGAAGCGCTGCGGCACAGGCGGCCGCATATTTGGTTTTTGGATATCGAAATGCCGGAAATGAGCGGCTTGGAGCTGGCAGTCCACATAAATGAGGCAGATCCCGATGCAACGATTGTTTTTACAACCGCTTACGATCATTATGCTGTAGCGGCTTTTGAGCACGAGGCGATTGATTATTTGCTGAAGCCGATTGAAATGGAGCGTTTGTCCCGAACCATTGAACGACTGACAAGGGACAAGGGCGTGAAGGTGGAAGCTGCTCCCCTTGATCTGGAAGCCGGCTGCAAGGAAGAGCTTATCGTGCATATGCTCGGCATATTTCATGTCCAATCTGTAAACGGCATGCAGCTGACATGGCGGACGGCCAAGGAGAAAGAACTGTTTGCCTATTTGCTGCTGCATGGTCATATGACGTCGGGCGTTCACCGTGATCGCATCATTGCAAGCCTCTGGGCTGACGAGCCGTACGAGAAAGCTAAAATCTATTTGCACACCTGTATCAGCCTGCTGCGGAAAGGCTTGCGGCAAATTGGCATTGAACAGATGGTCAGTTATAAAAACGAGCAATATCGTCTGGATATGAAAAGGATAAAGGCGGATGTATTTGCTTTTATATCCGCTTCTTTAGAGCTGCAGCCTTCTGCAGAGGCATCTATTGCGCAGATGGAGCAAACGCTGCAGATGTATGGGCAAGAGCTGCTTGCCCAAGAGAATTATGATTGGGCTGTCGAATGGCATCAGCGGCTGGAGCTTTTTTCGATGGAGTGGCTGCTTAAGCTTTCATCCCATTATCTCGCTCAAAAAAATGGGAAAAGGGCAGCTGAGGCTGCGGAGCGCGCAATTATTCAATCGCCGTATGTAGAAGAAGCTTATCGCTGCGCCATGCACGCCTATTTGTTCATGGGCGAGCACCATCAAGTGCTTCGCGTCTATCGCAAACTAAAGGAGCAGCTGGCTGAGCTGAACATTCAACCCTCTGCGCTCTCCCGGCAGCTGTATGAGCAGATCGAGGTGTGA
- a CDS encoding sugar phosphate isomerase/epimerase family protein: MKFAFNSFSCPDLTLSQLIEVAKTYHYDGVELRAGVGHAHGAEVGATAQQREHMRRLAADSGIRICCLGVTNKFSLPQQAAEQLETAKANIRLASDLGIPVIRVAGGKIPLGASRDDTRITIAHALKELAPYARNYGVTIGVETHDDWSAPSDLASLLENVDDPQITAVWDVLHTKRRGFAEPMEVLQHLGAAIQHVHFHDAMLSLEMDKQLKPIGEGELDFLQIAHVLLEANYEGFVSGEWANWDVPYDIHLPQELIALKQYIDRARDDRQARRTQPIF, encoded by the coding sequence ATGAAATTTGCATTTAATTCATTCTCTTGTCCTGATTTAACATTGTCCCAACTCATAGAGGTGGCAAAAACCTACCATTATGATGGAGTGGAGCTTCGAGCAGGAGTAGGGCATGCACATGGAGCAGAGGTTGGCGCAACCGCCCAGCAGCGTGAACATATGAGACGGCTGGCAGCTGATAGCGGCATCCGCATTTGCTGTCTGGGGGTAACCAACAAATTTTCGCTGCCTCAACAAGCAGCAGAACAGCTCGAAACGGCAAAGGCGAACATCAGGCTAGCTTCTGATCTCGGCATTCCTGTCATTCGTGTTGCAGGCGGTAAAATTCCGCTTGGCGCTTCGCGCGACGACACCCGGATAACGATCGCCCATGCGCTTAAAGAGCTAGCCCCCTATGCCCGTAATTACGGAGTAACGATTGGTGTAGAGACGCATGACGACTGGTCTGCGCCTAGCGACCTTGCAAGCCTTTTGGAAAACGTAGATGACCCTCAAATTACAGCTGTTTGGGATGTTCTGCATACGAAGCGGAGAGGTTTCGCCGAGCCGATGGAGGTGCTGCAGCATTTGGGAGCGGCTATCCAGCATGTCCATTTTCATGATGCCATGCTTTCTCTCGAAATGGATAAACAGCTTAAGCCGATTGGCGAGGGTGAATTGGATTTTCTGCAAATTGCCCATGTTTTGCTTGAAGCAAACTACGAGGGCTTCGTAAGCGGGGAGTGGGCGAACTGGGACGTTCCGTACGACATTCATTTGCCGCAGGAATTAATAGCGCTGAAGCAGTATATCGACCGTGCCAGAGATGACAGGCAAGCGCGCCGAACGCAGCCTATCTTCTAG
- a CDS encoding helix-turn-helix domain-containing protein: MNGEQHAFLKQIIIEIPLFVQVKGDLGPVIQQQTVQHQTLLVVAGGKGELLINHQPFKLSTKAVFLIPAGAAIEIHNRQRYGLQLYLLSFELFRQSKADAGVRLYEKDDHFPIRGQLRLAKPGRVLQMVKQLYERMMVKQEGNGLQNSFELQHLLQELLLQDSLHAAVSAERSFDRSIKYLQNAFHTDITLGNLAERAGLNASYYSFLFAKKMGKGPIEYLTELRMNRAKERLLLSGDKIQQIAREVGYKDEFYFSRRFKAQQGLSPSAYSRHHPAHIVPLSFAYTDHLFALGMIPLAAQVNEQYATISEHIELPLERLQSLKQWREQLLKVKPELIICKDNISVAMRENLSDVAPIIAFPWMEMDVYGHLSALAKLTNKQKAAEEWMEHHENKAALGRKKVAAIAGGAAVTICGLSDGQYRIYGDRNMGHVFYRSLQLNPSEKLRGEMDKHMPGTGLDWMEIDAGQLCEYESDYLIFIAKTEADRKAMQLQLQPGGRWCSHKAVRNKRVFQLNLGKWVVYAPLALDQQLDEAVSLFLNSR, translated from the coding sequence GTGAATGGAGAACAACATGCTTTTTTGAAGCAGATTATAATTGAAATTCCTTTATTTGTTCAAGTGAAGGGCGACCTTGGACCGGTTATACAGCAGCAGACTGTGCAGCATCAGACGCTATTGGTCGTGGCTGGAGGAAAGGGAGAATTGTTAATCAATCATCAACCGTTCAAGCTGTCTACTAAAGCGGTGTTTCTTATTCCAGCTGGAGCAGCTATAGAAATTCACAACAGGCAGCGTTATGGCCTGCAGCTGTACCTACTTTCTTTTGAGCTGTTTCGTCAATCTAAAGCGGATGCCGGGGTTAGACTTTACGAGAAGGATGACCATTTTCCGATTCGCGGGCAACTGCGGCTTGCCAAGCCCGGTCGCGTTTTGCAAATGGTCAAGCAGCTATACGAGCGGATGATGGTTAAGCAGGAGGGTAACGGGCTTCAAAACAGCTTTGAGCTTCAGCACTTGCTTCAAGAGCTGCTGCTCCAAGATTCTCTTCATGCTGCGGTTTCAGCTGAACGATCGTTTGACCGTTCAATCAAATATTTGCAAAATGCATTCCATACGGACATTACTTTGGGCAATCTTGCCGAGCGGGCAGGATTGAATGCTTCCTACTATTCGTTTCTATTCGCGAAGAAGATGGGGAAAGGCCCGATTGAATATTTGACAGAGCTGCGAATGAACCGGGCAAAAGAAAGATTGCTGCTGTCTGGCGACAAAATTCAGCAAATTGCGCGAGAGGTAGGCTATAAAGATGAGTTTTATTTTAGCCGACGGTTCAAGGCGCAGCAGGGCTTGTCTCCCTCAGCTTATAGCAGGCACCATCCTGCCCATATTGTACCGTTGTCGTTTGCCTATACCGACCATCTGTTTGCACTAGGCATGATCCCTCTAGCAGCCCAGGTTAATGAGCAGTATGCCACGATTTCCGAGCATATCGAGCTGCCGCTTGAACGGCTGCAGTCTTTAAAGCAGTGGCGGGAGCAGCTGTTGAAGGTTAAACCTGAGCTTATTATATGCAAGGACAATATTTCAGTGGCGATGCGTGAAAATCTTAGCGATGTAGCGCCAATTATCGCCTTTCCATGGATGGAAATGGATGTATATGGTCATCTTTCGGCCTTGGCAAAGCTGACGAATAAGCAAAAAGCCGCTGAAGAGTGGATGGAACACCATGAGAATAAGGCAGCATTAGGACGCAAGAAGGTAGCGGCAATTGCTGGCGGGGCTGCGGTTACCATTTGTGGCTTGTCTGATGGCCAATATCGCATTTATGGAGACCGGAATATGGGACATGTTTTTTATCGCTCCTTGCAGCTGAATCCATCCGAGAAGCTGCGCGGGGAAATGGATAAGCATATGCCTGGAACAGGCCTGGATTGGATGGAAATTGATGCGGGGCAGCTTTGCGAATACGAATCAGATTATTTGATATTCATTGCCAAAACGGAAGCAGACAGGAAGGCCATGCAGCTGCAGCTTCAGCCAGGCGGCCGATGGTGTTCACATAAGGCTGTGAGAAATAAGCGCGTATTTCAGCTGAATCTGGGCAAATGGGTCGTTTATGCACCGCTCGCGCTCGACCAGCAGCTGGATGAGGCCGTATCCCTCTTTTTAAATAGTCGCTAG